A genomic segment from Triticum dicoccoides isolate Atlit2015 ecotype Zavitan chromosome 1A, WEW_v2.0, whole genome shotgun sequence encodes:
- the LOC119279951 gene encoding glycine-rich protein 2-like has translation MGERVKGTVKWFNVTKGFGFISPEDGSEDLFVHQSAIKADGYRSLNENDVVEFEVITGDDGRTKAADVTAPGGGALAGGSRPGDGGGDRGGRGGGGYGGGGYGGGGGGYGGGGGGYGSGGGSYGGGGGYGGGGGGGRYGGGGGGGRECYKCGEXGHISRDCPQGGGGGGGGYGGGGGRGGGGGGGGCFSCGESGHFSRECPNKTN, from the exons ATGGGTGAGAGAGTGAAGGGAACCGTGAAGTGGTTCAACGTCACCAAGGGGTTCGGATTCATCTCCCCGGAGGACGGCAGCGAGGACCTCTTCGTCCACCAGTCCGCCATCAAGGCCGACGGCTACCGCAGCCTCAACGAGAACGACGTCGTCGAGTTTGAGGTCATCACCGGCGACGACGGCCGAACCAAGGCCGCCGACGTCACCGCACCAGGAGGAGGTGCGCTCGCCGGCGGCTCCCGCCCTGGCGACGGCGGTGGTGACCGCGGGGGTCGCGGCGGGGGTGGCTACGGTGGaggcggctacggcggcggcggcggcggctacggtggtggtggcggcggctacggcagcggtggcggcagctacggcggcggtggcggctatggaggtggtggcggcggcggccgctacggaggaggcggcggcggcggccgtgagtGCTACAAGTGCGGCGAGGA NGGCCACATCTCCAGGGACTGCccccagggcggcggcggcggtggcggtggctacGGAGGTGGTGGCGGccgtggcggtggtggtggcggtggcggctgcTTCTCCTGCGGCGAGTCCGGCCACTTCTCGCGCGAGTGCCCCAACAAGACCAACTAG